In the Pseudomonas sp. ADAK2 genome, one interval contains:
- a CDS encoding acyltransferase family protein, with amino-acid sequence MGAFRLLLAVLVAISNMGVTFAGLNPGVVAVVSFLIISGYVMTSLIERNYNSPGQFPLFYVDRLLRLYPQFLLYFIASCVVIYFLLPGTPPAAALTVKNIALSLTIVPLDLYMYGFTIPEILPAAWSLGLEVCFYLLIPFLIVYKLRGLAFALSVAVFMVASLGYINTDVYGYRLLPGVLFIFLCGSYMYRLQARGGMMVAATAIMAALMFVAIAAGIIPRRPFNAEVTAGIALGVLAVFLLSRLKYHRIDELLGNISYGVFLNHFVVMFFLRGFWPAACNVPTMLLLSFLLSGVSYCLVERPALKLRHSLRAGGGYGLGREQRGASTA; translated from the coding sequence GTGGGAGCTTTTCGACTGCTGCTGGCGGTGCTGGTGGCGATTTCAAATATGGGCGTGACGTTTGCGGGGCTCAATCCCGGCGTTGTCGCGGTGGTTTCCTTTCTGATCATCAGCGGCTACGTGATGACGTCCCTGATCGAGAGGAATTACAACAGTCCTGGGCAGTTTCCGTTGTTCTACGTGGATCGACTGTTGCGGCTTTACCCGCAGTTTCTGCTCTATTTCATCGCCTCCTGCGTGGTGATTTATTTTCTGTTACCCGGTACGCCGCCTGCGGCAGCGCTGACCGTCAAGAACATCGCCCTGAGCCTGACGATTGTTCCGCTGGATTTGTACATGTACGGCTTCACCATCCCCGAAATCCTGCCGGCAGCCTGGTCGCTGGGGCTCGAAGTGTGTTTCTACCTGCTGATCCCGTTCCTGATCGTCTACAAGCTGCGAGGCCTCGCGTTTGCGCTGTCGGTGGCGGTGTTCATGGTCGCGTCCCTGGGTTACATCAACACCGACGTCTACGGCTACAGACTGCTGCCCGGTGTGCTGTTTATCTTCCTTTGCGGCAGCTATATGTACAGGTTACAGGCCAGGGGCGGGATGATGGTTGCCGCTACCGCCATCATGGCCGCGCTAATGTTCGTGGCCATTGCCGCGGGGATCATTCCTCGGCGCCCCTTCAACGCCGAGGTGACCGCCGGCATCGCCCTGGGCGTGCTGGCCGTATTCTTGCTGAGCAGGCTGAAATACCACCGCATTGACGAGTTGCTGGGCAACATCAGCTATGGCGTGTTTCTGAACCACTTTGTGGTGATGTTTTTCCTGCGGGGGTTCTGGCCTGCTGCCTGTAACGTCCCGACGATGCTGCTGCTCTCGTTTTTGCTGAGCGGCGTGTCTTACTGCTTGGTCGAACGGCCGGCGCTGAAGCTCCGTCACTCGCTGCGTGCGGGCGGGGGATATGGCCTGGGACGGGAGCAGCGCGGTGCAAGCACCGCGTAG
- the metC gene encoding cystathionine beta-lyase yields the protein MSQTVTPGQLQQWLFDGQEIALFDVREHGQYGEAHLFFGVNLPYSRLELEVRRLAPNPQVRLVIYDQDGGDVAARAARRLQALGYGRVHILDGGAEGWQAAGFQLFAGVHVPSKAFGELVEEASHTPHVTARQLAEWQARGEPLVVLDGRPFDEYRKMTIPGSVCCPNGELGYRVHDLVQDDSTPIVVNCAGRTRSIIGAQTLINLGLKNPVYALENGTQGWYLEDFQLEHGSTRRYADEVSSDALPGQRLAAAQLAEKAGVKTVGTAQVEAWALDNGRSLFLCDVRTAEEFAAGSLSGAQHTPGGQLIQSTDLYIGVRRARLVLVDSDGVRAPIVASWLRQLGHEAYVLEGGVGSSLALPVLEAASPEPLPLISAQALADALKDDAVALIDLRPSMVYRKGHIGGARWSIRSLLAADVAGEQRPLVLLADDPRLAAFAALELPEHQRQQTRFASSAPGFSLQEDVNTPPDEQCIDFLFFTHDRHSGNKDAARQYLAWEIGLLAQMSAEEIASLKPLKASYGDRVRTRLVHSARTEKGNGGRAVNVPVTRLSTVLFDSLAQMRDARSRRDHERVLSYGARGNPTAFALEDLVTELEGGYRTRLFGTGLAAVAQTFLAYLRPGDHVLITDAVYSPVRRLAREFLQPFGIDVSSFAPDASDLPAKLRANTRMVYTEVPGSLLYELCDLPALAALCKPRGILLAVDNTWGSGYLYRPLTLGADISIMALTKYLCGHSDVVMGSVCTREDVWQPLAAMSDTFGSAVSPDDAYLVLRGARTLAPRLEVHERQALEIAHWLQAQPQVKRVFHPALPEHPGHALWQRDFKGSNGLLSFELRDVDAGYIERFIDALQLFGLGASWGGYESLVTVAELNERDSEQDRALNPVLRLHIGLEDVEALIEDLHRGFAAAG from the coding sequence ATGAGCCAGACCGTAACTCCAGGGCAATTGCAGCAGTGGCTGTTCGACGGGCAGGAAATCGCCCTGTTTGACGTGCGTGAGCATGGCCAATATGGCGAAGCCCATCTGTTTTTCGGGGTGAATCTGCCCTATAGCCGCCTGGAGCTGGAGGTGCGGCGGCTGGCGCCGAATCCGCAGGTACGGCTGGTGATTTATGACCAGGACGGCGGCGACGTTGCGGCGCGCGCCGCCCGGCGTTTGCAGGCGCTGGGCTATGGCCGCGTGCACATTCTCGATGGCGGTGCCGAGGGTTGGCAGGCGGCGGGTTTTCAGCTGTTTGCCGGGGTGCATGTGCCGTCCAAGGCCTTTGGCGAGTTGGTGGAAGAGGCCAGCCATACGCCGCATGTCACCGCCAGGCAGTTGGCCGAATGGCAAGCCCGGGGCGAACCGTTGGTGGTGCTCGACGGTCGGCCATTCGATGAATACCGCAAGATGACCATTCCCGGTTCGGTGTGCTGCCCGAATGGCGAGCTGGGTTATCGCGTCCACGACCTGGTACAGGACGACAGCACGCCGATCGTGGTCAATTGCGCCGGCCGCACCCGCAGCATTATCGGCGCGCAGACGCTGATCAACCTGGGGCTGAAGAACCCGGTCTATGCCTTGGAGAACGGCACCCAGGGTTGGTATCTGGAGGATTTTCAGCTGGAGCATGGCAGCACGCGGCGCTATGCCGATGAGGTGTCAAGCGATGCCTTGCCGGGGCAGCGCTTGGCTGCCGCGCAACTGGCGGAGAAGGCTGGGGTGAAAACCGTCGGGACTGCTCAAGTAGAAGCGTGGGCGTTGGATAATGGGCGCAGCCTGTTCCTGTGCGACGTGCGTACCGCCGAGGAGTTTGCCGCCGGCAGTCTGTCGGGCGCGCAACACACGCCGGGCGGGCAGTTGATTCAATCCACCGATTTGTACATCGGCGTGCGCCGGGCGCGGTTGGTGTTGGTCGATAGCGATGGCGTGCGCGCACCGATTGTCGCCAGTTGGCTGCGGCAGTTGGGGCATGAGGCTTATGTGCTTGAGGGTGGCGTCGGCAGTTCTTTGGCGTTGCCGGTACTTGAAGCCGCTTCGCCTGAACCATTGCCATTGATCTCGGCGCAGGCCTTGGCCGATGCATTGAAGGATGACGCGGTCGCGCTGATCGATCTGCGCCCGAGCATGGTTTATCGCAAAGGTCATATCGGCGGGGCGCGCTGGTCGATCCGCTCGTTGCTGGCGGCTGATGTGGCCGGGGAGCAACGGCCGTTGGTGTTGCTGGCGGATGACCCAAGGCTGGCGGCTTTCGCGGCGCTGGAGTTGCCCGAGCATCAGCGCCAGCAAACCCGGTTCGCTTCGAGTGCACCCGGTTTTTCCCTGCAAGAGGACGTCAACACACCGCCTGACGAGCAGTGCATCGATTTCCTGTTCTTCACCCACGACCGCCACAGCGGCAACAAAGACGCGGCGCGGCAGTACCTGGCCTGGGAAATCGGCCTGCTGGCGCAGATGAGCGCAGAGGAAATCGCCAGTCTCAAACCGCTGAAAGCTTCCTATGGTGATCGGGTTCGCACTCGACTGGTCCATTCGGCGCGCACCGAAAAGGGCAACGGCGGTCGCGCGGTCAACGTCCCGGTCACGCGCTTGAGCACGGTGCTGTTCGACAGCCTCGCGCAAATGCGCGACGCCCGTTCCCGACGCGACCATGAGCGCGTCCTGAGCTATGGCGCCCGGGGCAATCCGACGGCGTTTGCCCTGGAGGACCTGGTCACGGAGCTTGAGGGCGGCTACCGAACTCGCTTGTTCGGCACCGGCCTGGCAGCGGTCGCGCAAACCTTCCTCGCTTACCTGCGCCCCGGCGATCATGTGCTGATCACCGACGCCGTGTACTCGCCCGTGCGGCGCCTGGCCCGGGAGTTTCTGCAGCCGTTCGGGATCGACGTCAGCTCCTTCGCCCCCGACGCCAGCGACTTGCCTGCAAAGCTGCGAGCCAATACCAGAATGGTCTACACCGAAGTGCCCGGTTCCTTGCTCTACGAACTCTGCGACCTGCCGGCCCTGGCCGCACTGTGCAAGCCGCGGGGCATCCTGTTGGCCGTGGACAACACCTGGGGCTCGGGTTACCTGTATCGACCGCTGACCCTCGGCGCCGACATCTCGATCATGGCGCTGACCAAATACCTGTGCGGCCACAGTGACGTGGTCATGGGCAGCGTCTGCACCCGCGAAGATGTCTGGCAACCGCTGGCGGCGATGAGCGACACCTTCGGCAGCGCCGTCAGCCCCGACGACGCTTACCTGGTGCTGCGCGGCGCCCGAACCCTCGCACCACGCCTGGAAGTCCACGAACGCCAGGCGCTGGAAATCGCCCATTGGTTGCAGGCTCAGCCGCAAGTGAAGCGAGTGTTCCATCCAGCACTGCCCGAGCACCCCGGCCACGCCTTGTGGCAGCGGGACTTCAAGGGCAGTAACGGTTTGCTCTCGTTTGAGTTGCGCGACGTTGACGCGGGTTACATCGAGCGCTTCATCGACGCGCTGCAGTTATTTGGCCTGGGCGCGTCTTGGGGTGGCTATGAAAGCCTGGTCACGGTCGCTGAGCTCAACGAGCGCGATAGCGAGCAGGATCGCGCGCTCAATCCGGTGCTGCGATTGCACATCGGGCTGGAGGATGTCGAGGCGTTAATCGAGGATCTGCACCGGGGATTCGCTGCGGCGGGGTGA
- a CDS encoding glutathione binding-like protein, producing MIDLYYWPTGNGLKIGILLEELGQDYRVLPVNIRTGEQKEAAFQRISANGRIPAIVDHAPEGLDQPLSLFESGAILNYLADKAGRFLPPSGTAERQKVQEWLFWQVGHVTPYLSQLQLFKEKAPEPIPFALDLLNTEATRLYRVLETRLAEMPYVAGEYSIADMAIFPWIQPLRQGQDLADYPHIHAWRERLKARPAIQRAYAKGRDIAANERSLALQ from the coding sequence ATGATCGACTTGTACTACTGGCCCACCGGCAACGGGCTGAAGATCGGCATCCTGCTCGAAGAACTCGGGCAGGACTACCGCGTGCTGCCGGTCAACATTCGCACGGGTGAGCAGAAAGAAGCGGCGTTCCAGCGCATCAGCGCCAATGGACGGATTCCGGCGATTGTCGATCATGCGCCCGAAGGTCTGGATCAGCCGCTGAGCCTGTTCGAATCCGGTGCGATCCTTAATTACCTGGCCGACAAGGCCGGGCGTTTTCTGCCGCCATCCGGTACGGCGGAACGACAAAAGGTTCAGGAATGGCTGTTCTGGCAGGTCGGGCATGTGACGCCGTACCTGAGCCAGTTGCAGCTGTTCAAGGAGAAGGCGCCGGAACCGATTCCGTTTGCCCTCGACCTGCTGAATACCGAGGCGACGCGGTTGTATCGAGTGCTGGAAACGCGTTTGGCCGAAATGCCGTATGTCGCGGGCGAGTATTCCATCGCCGACATGGCGATCTTCCCGTGGATTCAGCCGCTGCGACAGGGCCAGGACTTGGCGGATTACCCGCATATCCATGCCTGGCGCGAACGTCTCAAGGCCCGGCCGGCGATTCAGCGCGCCTATGCCAAGGGCCGCGACATCGCCGCGAATGAGCGCTCCCTCGCACTTCAATAA
- a CDS encoding amino acid ABC transporter ATP-binding protein: MPSIETVAEPLVSLRDLHLSFGANPVLKGIDLDVHRGQAVSIIGPSGSGKSTILRCITGLLQPQRGSIRVGATEVHSLAKETQRIELRKRVGFVFQQYNLFPHLSVLENLVIAPRKVLGRSRIDAEKDARALLAKVRMEHKADAYPGQLSGGQQQRVAIARALAMRPELILFDEVTSALDPETVGEVLTVIRELTEEGMTCVLVTHEMRFAEEISDIVYFTENGVIVEHGSAAQIFQHPTSERTQEFLRHALGDPGRRPANANDPYLLTNLSRYSLSV, from the coding sequence ATGCCTTCTATTGAAACCGTCGCCGAGCCCCTGGTCAGCCTGCGCGATTTGCACCTGTCGTTCGGCGCCAACCCGGTGCTCAAGGGCATCGATCTCGACGTTCATCGCGGCCAGGCCGTGTCGATCATCGGCCCGTCCGGCTCCGGCAAATCGACCATCCTGCGCTGCATCACCGGCCTGTTGCAGCCCCAGCGCGGCAGCATCCGCGTCGGCGCCACCGAAGTGCACAGCCTGGCCAAGGAAACCCAGCGCATCGAGTTGCGTAAACGCGTGGGCTTTGTGTTCCAGCAGTACAACCTGTTCCCGCATTTGTCGGTGCTGGAAAACCTGGTGATCGCCCCGCGCAAGGTCTTGGGCCGCAGCCGCATCGACGCCGAGAAAGACGCCCGGGCCTTGCTGGCCAAAGTGCGCATGGAACACAAGGCCGATGCCTATCCGGGGCAGTTGTCCGGGGGCCAGCAGCAGCGGGTGGCGATTGCCCGTGCCCTGGCCATGCGCCCGGAACTGATCCTGTTCGACGAAGTGACCTCGGCTCTCGATCCGGAAACCGTCGGTGAAGTGCTGACGGTGATTCGCGAGCTGACGGAGGAGGGCATGACCTGCGTGCTGGTGACCCACGAAATGCGCTTTGCCGAAGAAATCAGCGACATCGTCTACTTCACCGAAAACGGCGTGATCGTCGAACACGGCAGCGCCGCGCAAATCTTCCAGCACCCCACCAGCGAACGCACCCAGGAATTCCTGCGTCATGCCTTGGGTGATCCGGGCCGTCGCCCGGCAAATGCCAATGATCCGTACCTGTTGACCAACCTGAGCCGCTACAGCCTGTCCGTGTAA
- a CDS encoding amino acid ABC transporter permease: MAIESSVSAPLAWPRRHVGKLLLAAGVVLFLFYFAPQSPVFTALLQWSPALAVGFGQNILISLVAIGLGSVLGLLVGALAVSPLRLLRLPAQIWVQIFRNAPWLVLIYFTTYVFPFEIKLGSSYVSFPDWVKVTIGLALPASANVAEIFRGAIGSIPSTQWEAARSLAFTRGQIFRSIILPQCFKRMLPPWMNLYAVITMGTALASLVGVHDVIDTAQIASNTVNLTGFTVVIYLSLLVLFFAYCYPISRLTQRLERRYAFY, translated from the coding sequence ATGGCCATTGAATCGTCCGTCAGCGCACCGCTGGCCTGGCCGCGGCGGCATGTTGGCAAACTGTTGCTGGCGGCTGGCGTCGTGTTATTTCTCTTTTACTTCGCCCCGCAGAGCCCGGTGTTCACGGCTTTGTTGCAATGGTCACCGGCCCTGGCCGTGGGTTTTGGCCAGAACATTCTGATCAGCCTGGTGGCGATCGGTTTGGGCTCGGTCCTCGGCTTGCTGGTGGGCGCTCTGGCGGTGTCGCCGCTGCGGTTGTTGCGCCTGCCGGCACAGATTTGGGTGCAGATTTTCCGTAACGCGCCGTGGTTGGTGCTGATCTATTTCACCACCTACGTGTTCCCGTTCGAGATCAAGCTCGGCAGCAGCTATGTCTCGTTCCCGGACTGGGTAAAAGTCACCATCGGCCTGGCCTTGCCGGCGAGTGCCAACGTTGCGGAAATCTTCCGTGGCGCCATCGGCTCGATCCCCAGCACCCAATGGGAAGCGGCGCGTTCCCTGGCCTTCACCCGTGGGCAGATCTTTCGCTCGATCATCCTGCCGCAGTGCTTTAAACGCATGTTGCCGCCGTGGATGAACCTCTACGCAGTGATCACCATGGGCACCGCGCTGGCCTCGCTGGTGGGCGTGCATGACGTGATCGACACCGCGCAGATCGCCAGCAACACCGTGAACCTGACCGGTTTTACCGTGGTGATTTACCTGAGTCTGCTGGTGCTGTTCTTTGCCTATTGCTACCCGATTTCCCGACTGACCCAACGCCTGGAGCGACGTTATGCCTTCTATTGA
- a CDS encoding amino acid ABC transporter permease: MSHLLELFVHWTAGLGLNYNFLLDAYQRGTLEQGALTTALLCLFTIVGSLLAGVGLAAMLTSGKPWLARPARVLIEVTRNTPTLVQLYCAFLVLNMLLTQAVGTANPLTPFAWVVIVISLHKGAFHAEALRAGIEAVPAVTMEAASSLAFSSRQLLWNVQLPLALRFALPSLINNLIDLVKMTAVASAIAVGDITYAAIMIWTQSDNVLELMILILSFFGLLSFIVNCVGRLLEARLRMPGYGH, encoded by the coding sequence ATGAGTCATCTGTTGGAGCTGTTCGTCCACTGGACCGCCGGGCTCGGTCTCAATTACAACTTCCTGCTGGACGCCTATCAACGCGGCACCCTGGAACAAGGCGCGTTGACCACCGCGCTGCTGTGCCTGTTCACCATCGTCGGCAGTCTGCTGGCGGGTGTTGGCCTGGCGGCGATGCTGACCTCGGGCAAACCCTGGCTGGCCAGACCGGCGCGGGTCCTCATTGAAGTCACCCGCAACACGCCGACCCTGGTGCAGCTGTATTGCGCGTTCCTGGTGTTGAACATGTTGCTGACCCAAGCGGTCGGCACGGCGAACCCGCTGACACCGTTCGCCTGGGTGGTGATTGTGATCTCGCTGCACAAGGGCGCATTCCACGCCGAAGCCTTGCGCGCCGGTATCGAAGCGGTGCCGGCGGTGACGATGGAAGCCGCCAGTTCCCTGGCCTTCAGCAGCCGCCAGTTGCTATGGAATGTGCAATTGCCCCTGGCCCTGCGTTTTGCCTTGCCGTCGCTGATCAACAACCTCATCGACCTGGTGAAGATGACCGCCGTCGCTTCGGCGATTGCCGTCGGCGACATCACCTACGCGGCGATCATGATCTGGACTCAGAGCGATAACGTGCTGGAGCTGATGATCCTGATCCTGAGCTTTTTCGGCCTGCTGAGTTTTATCGTCAACTGTGTGGGGCGTCTGCTTGAAGCGCGCCTGAGGATGCCCGGCTATGGCCATTGA
- a CDS encoding aminotransferase class I/II-fold pyridoxal phosphate-dependent enzyme has translation MNLRLSKCVQRVSLSANAAAKSQATALRELGRDILDLTTGEPDFDTPEHIKQAAYAAIAAGATKYTPTPGVKALRLAVQRKLQRENQLEYPLESIVIANGAKQIIFNAFAATLDDGDEVLVPMPYWPSFPDSVRFNGGEPVFIECGLEQGCKLTPQQLEQHIGERTRWLILNGPGNPSGAVYSAAELQALAEVLRRHPQVLILLDELYEHIRFDGQPPQSLLNVAPDLQPRCLLVGGVSKTYAMTGWRIGFGAGPKTLTTAMAVVQSQSTSGASSVGQAAALAAFDGGLDFLPEQVAAYQQRRDLLVKTLSEVDGLEVLEPQGGFFVFVRCEGLLGRHRPNGERLNNDADVVAYLLEEGVAGVAGSAYGLSPWFRLSIATATDSVAEAGRRIAHACGQLRGAA, from the coding sequence ATGAACCTTCGTCTATCCAAATGCGTGCAGCGCGTGTCGCTGTCGGCCAATGCCGCCGCCAAATCCCAGGCCACGGCGTTGCGTGAGTTGGGTCGCGACATCCTCGACCTGACCACCGGCGAGCCGGATTTCGATACCCCGGAGCACATCAAGCAAGCCGCCTATGCAGCCATCGCCGCCGGCGCCACCAAGTACACGCCAACGCCCGGCGTGAAAGCGCTGAGACTTGCCGTACAACGCAAACTCCAACGCGAGAACCAACTGGAGTACCCGCTGGAATCCATCGTGATTGCCAACGGTGCCAAACAGATCATCTTCAACGCCTTCGCTGCGACGCTCGATGACGGCGACGAAGTGCTGGTGCCGATGCCGTACTGGCCGTCGTTCCCGGACAGCGTGCGTTTCAATGGCGGTGAACCGGTGTTTATCGAGTGTGGATTGGAACAGGGCTGCAAGCTGACGCCACAACAACTTGAGCAACACATTGGCGAGCGTACCCGCTGGCTGATTCTCAACGGCCCCGGCAACCCGAGCGGCGCGGTGTACAGCGCCGCCGAGTTGCAGGCGCTGGCTGAAGTACTGCGACGTCATCCGCAGGTGCTGATTTTGCTGGATGAGCTTTACGAACATATTCGATTCGACGGCCAACCACCGCAGAGCCTGCTTAACGTCGCGCCAGATTTGCAGCCGCGTTGCCTGTTGGTGGGCGGTGTCTCCAAGACGTATGCCATGACCGGGTGGCGCATCGGTTTCGGTGCCGGGCCCAAAACGCTGACCACTGCAATGGCAGTCGTGCAGTCGCAATCGACTTCGGGCGCGTCCTCGGTCGGACAAGCCGCGGCGCTGGCAGCCTTTGACGGTGGACTGGATTTCTTGCCGGAGCAGGTGGCGGCCTATCAGCAACGGCGAGACCTGCTGGTGAAAACCTTGAGTGAAGTGGACGGTCTGGAAGTGCTCGAACCCCAGGGCGGCTTCTTCGTGTTCGTCCGCTGCGAAGGCTTGTTGGGGCGCCATCGCCCGAATGGTGAACGACTGAACAACGACGCCGATGTCGTCGCGTACTTGCTCGAGGAGGGCGTCGCCGGCGTAGCGGGCAGCGCTTACGGTTTGTCGCCGTGGTTCCGCCTGTCCATCGCCACTGCGACCGACAGCGTTGCCGAAGCCGGACGCCGCATCGCCCACGCCTGCGGCCAATTGCGGGGCGCAGCATGA
- a CDS encoding FAD-binding oxidoreductase, producing MSQGLFETLQQLLGANHVQSNEDAASYLTDKQGRYVGQVIAAVHPANTDEVAAVVRACVANDTPVVVQGGNTGLMGGATPDASGRAVLLLLDRLNRVRNVDTDNDTLTVEAGCILQTVQDVARDAGRLFPLSLGAEGSCTIGGNLGTNAGGTAVLRYGNTRELTLGLEVVTAQGEIWNGLRGLRKDNTGYDLRDLFIGSEGTLGIITAATLKLFPLPKAQATALLAFDSLAQAVQFLSHARAGFGASLTAFELLSADCLALLREQFPQGPQPFLGAVQPWFALLELSDNHSESHAREAFETVLGEAFEQDLLANALIAESLAQSEGLWLLRENMSEAQKRAGRNMKHDIAVPISQVVAFVAHTDALLQQHFPCVRNFTFGHLGDGNLHYNVAHPLDSTVEAHMSHYAALSLLVHDSAHAHGGSISAEHGIGQRKVGLLDRYKSPVELDLMRRIKHALDPKNLLNPGKVVEVVTP from the coding sequence ATGAGCCAAGGTTTGTTCGAGACCTTGCAGCAATTGCTCGGTGCCAACCATGTGCAGAGCAACGAAGACGCCGCGTCGTACCTGACGGATAAACAGGGCCGCTACGTGGGGCAAGTGATCGCCGCCGTGCACCCGGCCAACACCGACGAAGTGGCGGCGGTGGTCCGCGCCTGCGTGGCCAATGACACGCCGGTGGTGGTGCAGGGTGGCAACACCGGTCTGATGGGCGGCGCGACCCCGGACGCCAGTGGCCGCGCCGTGTTGCTGTTGCTTGATCGCCTGAACCGCGTGCGCAACGTCGATACGGATAACGACACCCTGACCGTCGAGGCTGGCTGCATTCTGCAAACGGTGCAGGACGTGGCGCGTGACGCCGGACGCCTGTTTCCGTTGAGCCTTGGCGCCGAAGGCAGCTGCACGATTGGCGGCAACCTCGGCACCAACGCCGGCGGCACCGCAGTGCTGCGTTATGGCAATACCCGAGAACTGACCCTGGGTCTGGAAGTGGTCACCGCCCAAGGCGAAATCTGGAATGGCCTGCGTGGTTTGCGCAAGGACAACACCGGCTACGACTTGCGCGATTTGTTTATCGGCAGCGAAGGCACCCTCGGCATTATCACAGCCGCGACCCTGAAACTGTTCCCGCTGCCCAAGGCCCAGGCCACGGCGCTGTTGGCGTTCGACTCGTTGGCGCAGGCCGTGCAATTCCTCTCCCATGCGCGCGCCGGTTTTGGCGCCAGCCTCACCGCGTTCGAATTGCTCAGCGCCGATTGCCTGGCGTTGCTGCGCGAGCAATTCCCCCAAGGCCCGCAACCGTTTCTCGGCGCCGTGCAGCCGTGGTTTGCGCTGCTGGAACTCTCCGACAACCACAGCGAAAGCCATGCCCGGGAAGCCTTCGAAACGGTGCTCGGCGAAGCCTTCGAACAGGACTTGCTGGCTAACGCGTTGATCGCCGAAAGCCTGGCCCAGAGCGAGGGCCTGTGGCTGTTGCGGGAAAACATGAGCGAGGCGCAGAAGCGCGCCGGTCGCAATATGAAGCACGACATCGCGGTGCCGATTTCCCAGGTCGTCGCCTTCGTTGCCCACACCGATGCACTGCTGCAACAACACTTTCCCTGCGTGCGGAATTTCACCTTCGGCCATTTGGGCGACGGCAACCTGCATTACAACGTCGCGCATCCGCTGGACTCGACCGTTGAGGCGCACATGTCCCATTACGCGGCACTCAGCCTGTTGGTGCACGACAGCGCCCATGCCCACGGTGGCTCGATCAGCGCCGAACACGGGATCGGCCAGCGCAAGGTCGGTTTGCTGGATCGCTACAAAAGCCCGGTGGAGCTGGACCTGATGCGCCGCATCAAGCACGCGCTGGACCCGAAAAACCTGCTCAATCCGGGCAAGGTCGTGGAGGTGGTTACGCCATGA
- a CDS encoding transporter substrate-binding domain-containing protein: protein MKPLFSARTLTTLCLAGCAALVASLAQADATLDKIEQRHAISVGVILSGPPFGTLDPKTGEHLGYNVELAKGIGKALGVETKTVSVLAPNRVQFLQQGKVDILIANMQFTEERAEILDYVPTPYEEVGGAALIRKGAGISQWADLKGKPVCVSQGSNFIKPLQETYGAEIKAFRSQSESLLSLRGNGCLAAVHVSPTMHALLSEAEWAGYEIPLPGDLIPSNSVIWIRKGEHDTQAKLDAIVRDWHRSGWLIALGERTGMAPSQALRDLHEQYRNAAPLAVQP, encoded by the coding sequence ATGAAGCCACTTTTTTCCGCTAGAACCCTGACCACCCTGTGCCTGGCCGGGTGCGCTGCGCTGGTCGCCAGCCTGGCCCAGGCCGACGCCACGCTGGACAAGATCGAGCAACGCCACGCCATCAGCGTCGGGGTAATTCTCAGTGGCCCGCCATTCGGCACCCTCGACCCGAAGACCGGCGAACACCTGGGCTACAACGTTGAGTTGGCCAAGGGCATCGGCAAGGCACTCGGGGTCGAAACCAAAACGGTTTCCGTCCTCGCACCGAACCGCGTGCAGTTCCTGCAACAGGGCAAGGTCGACATCCTGATCGCCAACATGCAGTTCACCGAAGAACGCGCCGAGATCCTCGACTACGTGCCGACGCCGTACGAAGAAGTCGGCGGCGCCGCGCTGATTCGCAAAGGTGCGGGTATCAGCCAGTGGGCCGATTTGAAAGGCAAACCGGTGTGCGTGTCCCAGGGCAGCAACTTCATCAAGCCGTTGCAGGAAACTTACGGCGCCGAGATCAAGGCCTTCCGCAGTCAGTCGGAATCGTTGTTGTCATTGCGCGGCAATGGTTGCTTGGCGGCGGTGCATGTCAGCCCGACCATGCATGCGTTGTTGAGCGAGGCCGAGTGGGCAGGTTATGAAATCCCGCTACCGGGGGATCTGATCCCGTCGAACTCGGTGATCTGGATTCGCAAGGGCGAGCACGATACCCAGGCCAAACTCGATGCCATCGTCCGCGATTGGCACCGCAGCGGTTGGCTGATTGCCTTGGGCGAACGCACCGGCATGGCACCGTCCCAGGCCTTGCGTGACTTGCATGAGCAATATCGCAACGCTGCGCCATTGGCGGTTCAGCCATGA